The Hydra vulgaris chromosome 05, alternate assembly HydraT2T_AEP genome includes the window ATTTTTACCCTGGAAATAATATTTTGggtgttattttatatttaatatgcatattttattttgactCTTAAATTTTTCGCTGGGTTTccgaaaaaaaaagtaagactTTGATTGATTATAGGTAAAAAACGCACAAGACAAAATagaaggtttttattttattctttgtaaGATAATTTGTCATACTTTAAgaatgttataatatatttttagaatgttatataaattagattACATCGAGTGGAAACTTCGCGATTTCCATTTCTTTAGCGTGAAAAAACTGTCTATAATAAAGAAAACCATGAAATAACTAGGCAGTTATAACATAATCAGTTTTACTCCTAAAAAAAGAGAGTAaaggttttagttttaaaaatattgatttaaatctCGGAAATTTCAGCCATAACAAATTTAACATTGGTATTTCTTGATTGGCTATCACTAAACTGAACCAGAAATATCGTAGAGCGACTTCGCAAAACATGCAAACTTGCATCAAGTTGAAACcgaaaattattatattataatattagcTAACTTTTCCAACATTAGCAGTGTGGGCACTTTGAACTACGGCGTTAAACAGATCGGACACTAAAAATCGAGGATAGCTCTGTCTAAACATGAGTAAACTGACCTAAAAATGATAAACACATGAGTAATCGTAGTgttgagatttaaaaaaaaaaaaaaaagagaagaaaaaataCCTGATTTTGTGCAACATCAAATACTGTATCAGAAGGATTATCCGACAATTCGTCTTCTATCTTTTTACGAATAGTCGAAGATAAGTTTATCTAAAACCATTAAAGTGTTTGacttatttattgataaaaaacaacagttcaaaaaaaattgtacggaaaattaaatttcaaaacatgaatatatatatagtatatatgtatatagatttatataaaatatataatatatataaatatatatatatatatatatatatatatatatatatatatatatatatatatatatatatatatatatatatatatatatgtatttaaagtttgagGAATACATATTAATGAGACCAAataaatttcaacattttatatatttaaattttaaacaatatcttTTTGATTAAGCCGaatgataaaattgaaatgctaaatttttgaaatgcaaCAAGCGAACcgacaacaaaaaaagcaaaaacaaaacaataaaagcatgcaataaaaacaaacaaaaaaaaacgttttaaaagttGTGAAATAAAATGTTGTGAAATAAATTGTTgcgaaataaaaattgcaaatatagCACGGCGTTTCAAggttattatttctataatgcgttttaaaatttttttttgaattttcataaTTTAGAAATACAAGTAATTGTTacagttaattaaaaataattaattaacataattaaaacaattatattgtgTTAATTATATTATCGGATTTATAAATTAGTCGAAAGATTTGTCTcgacaattttattattttcttattaataatataataattaataattgaaataCAACAAATAACTAGCAGTTAAAGTTCTATCTAATTGTTAAACTAACAATCGGTTGTAAAACCGCAACGTTAAGAATCTCCTGAGATTAAAAATTCGACCtcaggtttaaatttttaatttaaacaaattaatgacAAACCTCGCGTTCTGCAAGTGGACGCACAAactcaaaatatatatgcatcATTCGCGCTTTTTTGTCTTGTGGTTTTATGAGTGTTTTTAATCGATCTACCTCGATCCAAAACTGCAAATTTTCGTCGCTATGTTCTTGTCGTAAGAACATCTCAAATAGAAGACGTCCATCTTTTcacaaaggaaaaaaaaatcatctgcaagtggttttattttaacaaattctaCCACACTCaaatatatagtatagtataatatggtacaatataaacaaaatagttgttataaaaaattctaaaccGGTTCATAAAAAGCTAATACCTTCATCTGCTAATAACGCCTCGAAATCTTTCGACCAAAGCTGAACTTTTTCGATGTTCGGTCTAAAagtaaaatcaagtaaaaaatttgcGCAAGTATAATCTGGAAACACGTAGACACAAACTATTAATACCAAAAACATTTGTACACCGTACTAAGTTATAGAACTGACCTTAACGAGCTAATCAGTTTTTTGTAGCAAACCGCTCGCCTCTCCATCTTATTATTAGAAACTCGGCGATTTCGCCTGTTTGATACTGGcttactaaattttaattataataattatacatttaaaataataatacatttaaattttaatgaaaataattatacgTTTAAAAACTAAGCTTTAAAATAACACATCGTGGCAAATCTATAAACAAGAAGAGGGCATGAAAAGagatttgatttttaaatgatttccaATAATAAGTACTACCATAAAGTATGTATGAGAACCTGCTAAAAtacactttctttttttcttttcttttattaagttttagggcttttttgttcttattCTCCAATCATATCAGTTTTTTGAAAAGCATTCATATGCGAGTTAAGTATAAGCATATAAATGCTTGGAGTTTGTTTTACGTAAGCAAGACCAAAAAAATGGCGCCACCGCTATGTTACACACTCAAAATAGGTTTGGGAAGAACTTTTATCTAACTcattaaacttataaatttcttttcatGCCCTCTTCTTGTTTTAGATTTGCCACGATGTGTTATTTTAAAGCATAGTTtttaaatgtgtgtatatatatatatgtgtgtatatatatatatatatatatatatatatatatatatatatatatatatatatatatatatataaatgtgtgtgtatatataaatgtatgtatatataaatgtgtgtgtgtatatatatatatatatatatatatatatatatatatatatttatgtatatataaatgtgtgttatatatatatatatatatatatatatatatatatatatatatatatatttatgtatacataaatgtgtgtgtatatatatatatatatatatatatatatatatatatatatatatatatatatatatatatatatatatatatatatacacacacacacacacatatatatatatatatatatatatatatatatatatatatatatatatatatatatataacacacacataaatttttttaacataccaTAAGCATGTGCAAAGACAGCACCAACACAAACATAGCCGCTTGCCTTGCTGTTTTGATATAGACTTTTGTTGGGTCTCCCACGGAACTTGATAAGTATTAGTTTCCTCTGGAGAAAGTATTACCTTTGAAAACGTAAATGTATTTGCTTCTTCACCACAAGATGCAGAGAATGAAAACGGACaacacataatatttttatttgcaaattctgtaaaaaaaaaaagaaaatgctctttagaaaaaagttttaaatcttactaatattctttttgttcttaatagataacaaaaatatttttaattaggttATAAAGAATGAAATTTTCGGTGACATTCGTaaaattcaaacatttaaactaagTTAAGTtactcttaaaaaattatttaaaatataaaagaggaaaatatacatttaatgtAAACAAGAAAATGTTTACCAACTCTgattttttgcagtaaaatgCGATATGACGCATCATTACTACAatagttgtttaataaaaaagaaaagaaaaaaacgaCTTAAAGCCAAcgaaaactaaaagaaaagaaaatttgtttgctcgtataaattaaaaatttaacaatttatttgttCAGCTAACGTATTCTTTACAACTTTTAGTAAtccatcaattaaaaaaattaggaaaaaaaaaaaaattcgtataacttttttgacataatatttaacaataataactcgccattaataacataaattcaTCAAAAGTTTCCAACTTAAAGCAATGACCCATAAAGAGAAACAATTTgagtagaatttttaaaaaatgcgcaCGAAAATGTTCGCACGTGCGCAAAATATTTCATTccaacagttttattttttagctttgaGTGTaatattgtttgtaaaaaatattgtttgtaaaaaatatcaagGTTTTCTTTCAAGACTTTACTTTTTTACGACTCTTCCATAATCAAtggttatattatatattatcgttactacttttaaattattatattagcagtttccatttttttgccacaacaataaacttttgaaataaccTCGCTTTAAAGCACTTTGCAGCTGATTCCGTTTATTGATATTCAATTAGAGTTCGGTTGCTTCGAATTCTTTTAGGactttgaaaagtttaaaaatagcaCTAACCAATTAAATTTTTCCAAGCTTTTGTCccgcttttaattttttatagcaaCTATTAAAATTCAAATCAGAACTGcctttaaagaaatataatagttgttttgcgagaaaatttttttaccttttatcTTTACCGATTTACTAGAAAAGTTGCATTGCATCAATCTGTCGCAAtaatagaaaaagtttaaagaaagtAACAAATACGTATAGTAACGAGTAAAAGTTTGTTAACAATACCATCTCAAGCTCAAAGAATAAGTCATATACAAAGACAACATAAAGAATAAGttatatatgaatttaaaaaaaaaagcgcttaATATGACCAAACCGTAAATGTGACGTATTTATAAGATCGAACCacaaatttgtcaaaaattCAGGATCAATTACTAAATCTAAGTAACGTATAACAGCAAATTTTTAATAGGCAACAAAAACGTTCAACTCCTTATACAGAAATCTCCGACAAGTCAAGAACGGCTCCCAAAAACATTTGTTGAAAGCAGATTTTACCGATATTTGTGaaccataaaaatattttgtaccaacagaattaccaaaaaaacaaagcttaaaatttgaaatatttaatgcaGGATTAATAGTTtcgttaaataatttatattttttgcgtaattaataatataaataaaaaagataccGGAGAAAGATACCAAGTATGTATGTCCAAGTAAAACCAagtaagtatgtatatatagtataccAAGTAAGTATGTATGGCCGTATGGCCATTTTTTGTGTTTCcaagaaaatcaagttttaaaatttattttaagacttACTGCCAAAATgtcgtaattttttaaattttaaaaaagttgtatcaTTCTTGAGACAAGATTTATCGGACACATACTCAATTGATTGTTGAATATTTGTTGATAATAAAcagaataaacaaaatatattcgTACGACGTTGGTTGACGACTTATCTACTATATATCTCATTAAAGTTTGCAATCTTTCAGTGTTAGTTAGCAGTCTCCTAGCGCTAGACAACGGTTTCCCAGTGTAAGGTCAATAAAAAACAGtagaattatttaataacaaataaaagtaaaaaaaaaagaaaaagcaacaGCTCATTACATAATATCGTATaaagaattttacatttgttattttttggacaattatttgttactacttataaaaaaaagtttataattagttatttttagtgttcataactttttaataagtttgctTATGTAACCTCATGTTTAACTATGAGCGAGATCTCGTTCTCGTTTCTCGTGAGAAATTGGACTTCTCGTGAAAAacgagaaataaaaaaatactcgCGAGAAGTAGAACGAgacttaaatattatattattttccaaattaaaaattattataatttacaaaatgcttaataatttgtttttttaattaattaatattttgactccgtgattttaataaatctaattaaaaatttaatttgtttttgtcaaaaacttttaattagatatttaattagattttttaattagatttttaaaaaaatcgaattaaaaaattttaattagattttaattatttttaattagattttaaatacaaaaactttttgtataaaatggtGCACTTTCGACTTAATTTCATTAGTTTACCAGTGGAATTCAACTTGAAACATTGTTCATATTGAAAAGAAATATTCTTGCCTCATTTCAACTATCAAAAATGTCaccaagaaaaaacaaaatctggagatattttcaaaaaacaagtgACGGTGCTGAATGCAAGGCGTGCAAAAAGTCTTTGAAAACAAAAGATGGAAACACAAGCGGACTTCATCGTCACCTCGAAAAAAAACACAGCCAAGATTACGTTGAGTAATCAGTGCATCACAGTGGAAATCAATCGAAGGAGCAGTAGAAATTTTGGCACCACTTAAAGAAGCTACAGAAACGTGGTCGGCTGAGTCTATTCCAACAATTAACACGTCGCCGATTCTCTTtatttaatccataaaaaaattgatcaatttATTGAAACGGATGGAAAAAATGGCTACGGTGTCTTGTAtgcaaaaaacttgaaaagcTGCATTGAGAAAAGATTTCCTCTTTGTGACACTGGAAACTTATTGAGTGCTGcagcaaattatttaaatcctGCTTTAAAGGGACTTCACTTAAAGctcttcaaaaaatttcaaacaacaaaaaaatggttAGCCTCACAGGTTAAGGATAATGTTGAGTGCCAACCTGTTGCCAGAGTCCTTTCAGCAGATTCGTCCCCTAATTCAAAACTGAAGCGCAAGTTAAACGTCAGACTTGAAACACAAGAGCCAACATCTGAACTGAATCCTATTTTGAGCGAAATGTGCCAGTATGAATATCTCCCTGATGCCAAAAAGACTTTCCGATTCTTGATTTGTGGAAATGGCATTCAAATACATTGCCAAAACTCTCTTCATTAGCTAGACAAATTTTAGCTATTCCAGCAAGTTCAACTAAATCAGAGAGAGTTTTTAGCTCAGGTGGAAATGTCGTCGGATCATCCAGACACAACTTACACCcagaaaaagtagaacaaaTCATCTTAATCAGAGAAAACATTGTCTTGTTGGAAAAGTTTGGcaaaaaatttctgaattaatatttgaaaaagttgtttacatTTGACAAAGTCATTTGTGTCTATTTGTCAAAAccatgtttacatttttttttttacttggattttaataaatttgtttttaaaaattgttaattttctcGTCTCGTCTCGTTCTCGGTCTCACGAGAAGTACTAACTTCTCGTCTCGGCCTCGTCTCGGTTTGAAAAAACCTAGTCTCGCTCAAGGTTACTCATGTTACAATGTACTGAAAGTTACCGCAGTTAC containing:
- the LOC101239465 gene encoding regulator of G-protein signaling 13 isoform X2 produces the protein MCCPFSFSASCGEEANTFTFSKVILSPEETNTYQVPWETQQKSISKQQGKRLCLCWCCLCTCLCKPVSNRRNRRVSNNKMERRAVCYKKLISSLRPNIEKVQLWSKDFEALLADEDGRLLFEMFLRQEHSDENLQFWIEVDRLKTLIKPQDKKARMMHIYFEFVRPLAEREINLSSTIRKKIEDELSDNPSDTVFDVAQNQVSLLMFRQSYPRFLVSDLFNAVVQSAHTANVGKVS
- the LOC101239465 gene encoding regulator of G-protein signaling 13 isoform X1; translated protein: MKPKYSEFANKNIMCCPFSFSASCGEEANTFTFSKVILSPEETNTYQVPWETQQKSISKQQGKRLCLCWCCLCTCLCKPVSNRRNRRVSNNKMERRAVCYKKLISSLRPNIEKVQLWSKDFEALLADEDGRLLFEMFLRQEHSDENLQFWIEVDRLKTLIKPQDKKARMMHIYFEFVRPLAEREINLSSTIRKKIEDELSDNPSDTVFDVAQNQVSLLMFRQSYPRFLVSDLFNAVVQSAHTANVGKVS